A single Pedobacter sp. PACM 27299 DNA region contains:
- a CDS encoding LytR/AlgR family response regulator transcription factor codes for MNKMIAMKLYILEDEIRILQHIQQIVKKIDYIEVVGFAGEIAIAKKEIPVLKPNMILADIRLKDGDSFHLFNEIGVADFQVIFLTAYDQYAIQALNLGAFGYLLKPIDEIALISYLNKCFHHHYQETIEQQQLEIAKEHYLAKGVAEIKRIALKSLEYIEVVAIEDIMFCKSDRGYTTFYLKNGSEILVSRGLKEYEILLTQFGFLRCHQSYLVNFKYVKKYYREGYLQMENKENILVSSRKKDEVLRYLENIT; via the coding sequence ATGAATAAGATGATAGCTATGAAACTTTATATTTTAGAAGATGAAATTCGAATTTTACAACATATCCAGCAAATTGTAAAAAAGATAGATTATATCGAAGTAGTTGGTTTTGCAGGGGAAATTGCAATTGCAAAAAAAGAAATCCCTGTTTTAAAGCCAAATATGATTTTGGCTGATATTAGGCTTAAAGATGGAGATAGTTTTCATTTATTTAATGAAATAGGTGTTGCCGATTTTCAGGTTATTTTTCTAACAGCGTATGATCAATATGCCATCCAGGCGCTTAATTTGGGCGCATTTGGTTATTTACTCAAGCCAATTGATGAAATAGCATTGATATCGTATTTGAATAAATGTTTTCATCACCATTATCAGGAGACTATTGAACAGCAGCAACTTGAAATTGCTAAAGAACATTATCTTGCTAAAGGTGTGGCAGAAATAAAACGTATTGCACTAAAAAGTCTTGAATATATAGAGGTAGTGGCAATTGAAGATATCATGTTTTGCAAAAGCGATAGAGGCTACACTACATTTTATTTGAAAAATGGTAGCGAGATTTTAGTTTCCAGAGGACTGAAAGAATATGAAATTTTGCTGACTCAGTTTGGTTTTTTAAGGTGTCATCAGTCTTATTTAGTCAATTTTAAATACGTTAAAAAATATTATAGAGAAGGATATCTGCAAATGGAAAACAAGGAAAATATACTCGTTTCTAGCAGGAAAAAGGATGAGGTTTTGAGATATCTTGAAAACATTACATAA
- a CDS encoding sensor histidine kinase, translating to MNSYRKSAVPVLCLILSLFLLSSCNRQDASSTSKNVTIVNTENPKDYLALIISFDTLAAANVKKIIYQEDRLLSQQPSRDQNPYFHYFRARKFNLEKKRDSAVAEFELMKGGQTPNEVELLKKFQTLDLAMGNGAMVESTVMKRVFSAIEEAERLKSKLTYRFYDLLARAYYQNQNEENSLAYAALYFKNHPYKSHSVIQQRYFDISFLLAYRLRNFKKMAYYNSQARILAQKVGDSLAIARTYDNEAQIYSAQMQHAKALVCSKIYFNYLKKTNNLNDVAFNNLATAFNLNKQPDSAIYYYKEGIALERKEASGKQKTVYYLGLIDAYKMKGDLVKALQAADSAHRIEIRNNKAIEAVKVAEMHEQYETENKDQNIQQLKSRNQLNETIIKQQRWTIFLSLLVFIGVLSFLYGFYRQQRLKEKNKLLKSDVDRLNMEQKMLQSQLNPHFIFNAIANLQSLIASGHTDESVSYLKSFSGLLRGVLEQNRKDFIEIEEEITSLENYIQLQQMRYAGAFDYKITVDDQLDQNEILIPPMLIQPFVENAIEHGFRNIAYKGLLTISFRLEDNSLMIEIDDNGSGLTKMETDKQKKQSLAQIILKERFDLLFTSRRQKAHFKVADNIGPDAKGVRVEITIPIINE from the coding sequence ATGAATAGCTATAGAAAAAGTGCAGTTCCTGTCTTATGCCTTATATTAAGTTTGTTTTTACTTAGTTCCTGTAACCGGCAAGATGCCAGTTCTACGAGCAAAAATGTAACTATCGTAAACACTGAAAATCCAAAAGACTACTTAGCCCTGATCATTTCTTTTGATACACTTGCCGCCGCTAATGTGAAGAAAATCATTTATCAAGAAGATAGGCTACTTTCGCAGCAACCCAGCCGAGATCAAAATCCTTATTTCCACTATTTTAGAGCGAGAAAATTTAATCTCGAAAAAAAGAGAGACAGTGCAGTGGCAGAATTTGAACTGATGAAAGGAGGGCAGACGCCCAATGAAGTTGAACTATTGAAAAAATTCCAAACACTAGACCTTGCAATGGGCAACGGAGCGATGGTCGAATCTACTGTAATGAAACGTGTTTTTTCTGCAATTGAAGAAGCTGAGCGTTTAAAAAGTAAATTGACCTATCGTTTTTATGATTTACTGGCCAGGGCGTACTATCAAAATCAGAATGAGGAAAATTCTTTGGCTTATGCCGCTTTGTATTTTAAAAACCATCCTTATAAATCACATTCGGTTATTCAGCAAAGGTATTTTGATATCTCTTTCTTATTAGCATATCGTCTAAGAAATTTTAAGAAAATGGCCTATTATAATTCTCAGGCCCGAATTTTGGCTCAAAAGGTTGGTGATAGTTTGGCTATTGCTCGTACTTACGATAACGAGGCTCAAATTTATAGCGCACAAATGCAACATGCAAAAGCCTTGGTCTGTAGTAAAATTTATTTCAACTACCTTAAAAAAACAAATAATCTAAACGATGTAGCCTTCAATAATTTAGCTACAGCTTTTAATCTCAATAAGCAACCGGATTCTGCAATTTATTATTATAAAGAAGGTATTGCTCTAGAGCGCAAAGAAGCATCTGGTAAACAAAAAACAGTTTATTATTTAGGTTTAATAGACGCTTATAAAATGAAAGGTGATCTTGTAAAAGCCTTGCAAGCCGCAGATTCTGCTCATAGGATTGAAATTCGTAATAATAAAGCCATTGAGGCAGTCAAAGTGGCGGAGATGCATGAGCAATACGAAACTGAAAATAAAGACCAAAATATACAGCAGCTAAAAAGTAGGAACCAGCTGAATGAAACGATCATTAAACAACAACGTTGGACCATATTCTTAAGTTTATTGGTTTTCATAGGTGTACTTTCCTTTCTATATGGTTTTTATCGCCAACAAAGATTGAAAGAGAAGAATAAGTTGTTGAAATCTGATGTCGACCGGTTGAATATGGAGCAGAAAATGTTGCAGTCACAACTAAATCCGCATTTTATTTTCAATGCTATCGCTAATTTGCAGAGCCTAATCGCATCAGGACATACAGATGAATCGGTAAGTTACCTGAAGTCATTTTCTGGACTGTTGAGAGGTGTTTTAGAGCAAAATAGAAAGGATTTCATTGAAATCGAAGAAGAAATCACTTCCTTAGAAAACTATATTCAACTACAGCAAATGCGTTATGCTGGAGCTTTCGATTATAAAATTACAGTGGACGACCAGTTAGATCAAAACGAGATTTTAATTCCACCCATGTTAATACAACCCTTTGTCGAAAATGCCATAGAACATGGTTTTAGGAACATTGCCTATAAAGGTTTGTTGACTATTTCTTTCAGATTGGAAGACAATAGTTTAATGATTGAGATTGATGATAATGGTAGTGGCTTAACCAAAATGGAAACCGATAAGCAGAAAAAGCAATCGTTAGCACAGATTATTTTGAAAGAGCGGTTCGACCTTTTATTTACATCCCGCAGACAAAAGGCCCACTTTAAAGTTGCAGATAATATAGGCCCTGATGCAAAAGGTGTGCGGGTTGAAATTACAATACCAATAATTAATGAATAA
- a CDS encoding serine hydrolase, giving the protein MYRSTSKFYQVMMIGILFSLLFKSAYAQKKILFVTSNQEFYGNSKITAANHFEEIVIPYHLFVKAGYSVDLISPKGGAIPIGYINSSDSIQKKYLYDAFFMDKLEHTSKPLDINTDDYSAVLYTGGGAAMFGVAEDQTIQNITRKIYERNGVVGAICHGTAGLVYLKNDAGKSLYKDKKITGFPNKFENQKAAYYKTFPFVIDQAIKKNGGNFVYSDQGWDSFTIVDGRFVTGQDPSSASKMTHEIIALIEATIPHLQQGTTKNLDQVFSEWDNAPHKPGVAAALLKNGEIVYLKGFGTADVKHQSPITVDTKFQIGTMSKQFTAFAILLLEEQGKLNLSDDVRKYIPQLPDYGHTITIKHLLSQSSGLPDFLALKEIAGWRSKDVFTQQDALKLIFQQKKLDYIPGTRFSQTASGLILLTEVVKQLTGQTFATFSQQHIFGPLGMTNTLFIDDHEQIIPNIAVSYQVEKNGIKNNPINYSIVGTTNLYTSAADLSRWYLNFENPKIGSKKLIEKLNLPVTLDDDRTTFNPTAGKLLYGQQYQHAERGVPKFWTYGLEGGYASNIFIFPHQNVTSFVLGNNNRYNGRLAMNLALEVLGDIFPKPATIDFNQLETIKLTPQQLDIYSGHYWDNENAAARKLYVENDTLKYQTLDGNDESQLVPLSENVFQMVVDGDDEIMVKFRKEDGRMKMIYTYGESDEYVYEAYQPVKHSPAALNEFTGNFYNHALNTTYTLSLNEKGLFTSNKNQPLISLSPIQKDIFLSSARNLGGIRFTRDKQKNITGFYINSDRIKHLFFEKIKH; this is encoded by the coding sequence ATGTATAGATCGACATCTAAATTCTATCAGGTAATGATGATTGGTATTTTGTTCAGCTTATTATTTAAATCTGCTTATGCGCAAAAAAAAATCTTATTTGTAACCTCCAATCAGGAGTTTTATGGCAATAGTAAAATTACAGCTGCTAATCACTTTGAGGAGATTGTGATTCCTTATCATCTATTTGTAAAAGCAGGATATTCAGTTGACCTCATCAGTCCTAAAGGTGGCGCAATTCCGATTGGTTATATCAATTCATCTGATAGTATTCAGAAAAAGTATCTCTACGATGCCTTTTTCATGGATAAATTGGAGCATACTTCAAAGCCATTAGACATCAACACGGACGATTATAGTGCAGTTCTTTATACTGGTGGCGGAGCAGCCATGTTTGGTGTGGCAGAGGATCAAACTATTCAAAACATAACCAGGAAAATTTATGAAAGGAACGGAGTCGTTGGCGCCATTTGTCATGGTACGGCAGGCTTAGTCTATCTAAAGAATGATGCTGGAAAATCGCTGTATAAGGACAAAAAAATAACTGGGTTTCCAAACAAGTTTGAAAACCAGAAAGCAGCATACTACAAAACATTTCCTTTTGTGATTGACCAGGCCATAAAAAAAAATGGGGGCAACTTTGTTTATTCTGATCAAGGCTGGGACAGTTTTACGATTGTTGATGGCAGATTTGTAACCGGGCAAGATCCTAGTTCTGCCTCAAAAATGACTCATGAAATTATAGCACTTATTGAAGCTACCATCCCCCACTTACAGCAAGGGACAACCAAAAACTTAGATCAGGTATTCTCGGAATGGGACAACGCTCCGCATAAACCGGGAGTGGCTGCAGCGCTGTTGAAGAATGGTGAAATTGTCTACTTAAAAGGTTTTGGAACTGCAGATGTGAAACACCAATCGCCCATCACGGTAGACACGAAATTTCAAATAGGTACCATGTCAAAGCAATTTACCGCCTTTGCCATTTTACTCCTTGAAGAACAGGGGAAACTCAATCTATCTGATGATGTCCGTAAATATATTCCTCAGTTACCTGATTATGGACATACCATCACTATTAAACATTTGCTAAGCCAATCCAGCGGATTGCCTGATTTTTTAGCCCTAAAAGAAATAGCAGGATGGAGAAGTAAAGATGTTTTTACCCAGCAAGATGCATTGAAACTAATCTTTCAGCAGAAAAAACTGGATTATATACCAGGTACAAGATTTTCCCAAACTGCATCAGGACTCATTTTACTAACTGAAGTGGTAAAACAACTGACCGGCCAGACCTTCGCAACCTTTTCTCAACAGCATATTTTTGGACCTTTGGGTATGACCAATACTTTGTTTATTGACGACCATGAACAGATCATACCTAACATCGCAGTCTCCTATCAAGTCGAAAAAAACGGGATAAAGAATAATCCGATCAACTATTCTATTGTTGGAACTACCAATCTTTACACTTCGGCTGCAGATTTAAGTCGTTGGTATCTCAATTTTGAAAACCCTAAAATAGGCAGCAAGAAGTTAATTGAAAAACTAAATCTACCTGTTACATTAGATGATGACCGCACAACTTTTAACCCTACTGCAGGAAAGTTGTTATATGGGCAACAATATCAGCATGCTGAACGAGGTGTTCCCAAATTTTGGACTTATGGCTTAGAAGGTGGTTATGCCAGTAATATTTTCATATTCCCACATCAGAATGTCACTTCATTTGTTCTTGGCAACAACAATAGATACAATGGTCGACTGGCCATGAATTTGGCGCTCGAAGTGCTTGGAGATATATTTCCTAAACCCGCAACCATTGATTTTAATCAGCTAGAAACCATAAAATTAACACCCCAGCAATTAGACATCTACAGTGGCCATTATTGGGACAATGAAAATGCAGCGGCCAGAAAGCTTTATGTAGAAAATGACACCTTAAAATACCAAACTTTAGACGGCAATGACGAGAGTCAGCTCGTACCATTATCAGAAAATGTTTTTCAAATGGTGGTAGATGGAGATGATGAGATCATGGTGAAATTTCGTAAGGAAGATGGCAGAATGAAAATGATTTACACTTATGGTGAAAGTGATGAGTATGTATACGAAGCCTACCAACCGGTCAAGCATTCTCCTGCTGCTCTGAATGAATTTACGGGCAACTTCTATAATCATGCGTTAAATACAACATATACATTGTCCCTAAATGAAAAAGGCTTATTCACAAGCAATAAAAATCAACCTCTGATTAGCCTCAGTCCTATTCAGAAGGATATATTCTTAAGTAGCGCCAGGAATTTAGGTGGTATTCGATTTACCCGCGACAAACAAAAAAACATTACAGGGTTTTATATAAATTCTGATAGGATTAAACATCTATTTTTTGAAAAAATAAAGCATTGA
- a CDS encoding winged helix-turn-helix transcriptional regulator, giving the protein MSDFKELLDRDKVQQCPKHYVMALTDTLNVMNGKWKLPIIASLLHGKTRFKDLQDNIDKITPRMLSKELKELEINGIVERKVYNQTPVLIEYLLTESGKSITSVIDSMIDWGMLHRAEAIKSNWPKATID; this is encoded by the coding sequence ATGAGTGATTTCAAGGAATTATTAGATAGAGATAAAGTGCAGCAGTGCCCAAAGCATTATGTAATGGCCTTAACCGACACTTTAAATGTGATGAACGGAAAATGGAAACTGCCGATAATTGCTTCACTTTTGCATGGGAAAACCCGCTTTAAGGATTTACAGGACAACATCGATAAAATAACTCCCAGGATGCTCTCAAAAGAATTGAAAGAACTGGAAATTAATGGCATTGTAGAGCGAAAAGTATATAACCAAACTCCTGTATTAATAGAGTACCTACTCACGGAGTCCGGTAAAAGTATCACCAGTGTAATTGACTCGATGATTGATTGGGGAATGCTGCACAGGGCAGAAGCCATAAAAAGTAATTGGCCAAAAGCAACCATAGATTAG